A genomic stretch from Planctomycetota bacterium includes:
- a CDS encoding energy transducer TonB: MSSRLSLLSSALLHGGIAGLLAWAGREGPSREAAVGVAVPPFVALSLEAGEPEPTPEFRAVEEMPRAALEPAEPILEFDREPAPLPDVDGAPFRPAAPAPSWSRPRVEALRRVVRSAESVPEVETVRVAVEVHNPPPEYPLEARRARKEGVVVVDIAIRADGTCGDVRVVEDASDPAFRESVLAAVRTWKFQPALRGGRPVESVQRFRFVFRIGN, encoded by the coding sequence ATGTCTTCGCGGCTTTCGCTTCTGAGCTCGGCGCTTCTTCACGGCGGGATCGCCGGTCTGCTCGCCTGGGCCGGCCGCGAAGGTCCCTCGCGCGAAGCCGCCGTGGGGGTGGCGGTGCCTCCGTTTGTGGCGCTTTCCCTGGAAGCCGGAGAGCCCGAACCGACGCCGGAGTTCCGCGCCGTCGAGGAGATGCCCCGCGCGGCGCTGGAGCCGGCCGAGCCGATCCTGGAGTTCGACCGCGAACCGGCGCCCCTGCCGGACGTGGACGGCGCGCCGTTCCGGCCGGCCGCGCCCGCGCCGTCCTGGAGCCGACCCCGCGTGGAGGCGCTCCGGAGGGTCGTGCGCTCCGCGGAATCGGTCCCCGAGGTCGAAACCGTGCGCGTCGCCGTGGAGGTGCACAACCCGCCGCCGGAATATCCCCTGGAGGCGCGCCGCGCCCGCAAGGAGGGCGTCGTGGTCGTGGACATCGCCATCCGCGCGGACGGGACGTGCGGGGATGTCCGGGTCGTGGAGGACGCGTCCGATCCGGCTTTCCGCGAGTCCGTGCTGGCGGCCGTGCGGACGTGGAAGTTCCAGCCGGCGCTCCGGGGCGGCCGTCCGGTCGAGAGCGTGCAGCGGTTCCGGTTCGTCTTCCGGATCGGGAACTGA